A stretch of Bacteroidota bacterium DNA encodes these proteins:
- the rpsS gene encoding 30S ribosomal protein S19 — translation MSRSLKKGPYIHYKLEKKVLDQIQSGKKTVIKTWSRASMISPDFVGQTIAVHNGNKFIPVYVTENMVGHKLGEFAPTRQFRGHAGQKGKK, via the coding sequence ATGAGCCGATCATTAAAAAAAGGACCCTACATCCATTATAAACTGGAGAAGAAAGTACTGGACCAGATTCAAAGCGGTAAAAAAACCGTTATCAAAACCTGGTCAAGAGCAAGCATGATATCTCCGGATTTTGTCGGTCAAACCATTGCGGTCCATAATGGCAATAAGTTCATCCCGGTGTACGTAACCGAGAACATGGTAGGTCATAAACTAGGAGAATTCGCTCCTACCAGGCAGTTCAGAGGCCACGCCGGTCAAAAGGGTAAAAAATAA
- the rplV gene encoding 50S ribosomal protein L22: protein MGARKRLRAEEKKEANKTRYFARLNDCPTSPRKMKLVADMIKGQDVQLALGMLQHSPKEAAGRLYKLLLSAISNWQMKNEGKRIEDQMLYIREISVDGGRSLKRLQTAPQGRAFRIRKRSNHVTLILGNRLDYASAVENTETEKLNK, encoded by the coding sequence ATGGGAGCAAGAAAACGCTTACGCGCCGAGGAAAAGAAAGAAGCAAACAAAACCCGGTATTTTGCCCGGTTGAATGATTGCCCTACTTCGCCCAGGAAAATGAAGCTGGTGGCTGACATGATAAAGGGACAGGATGTTCAGCTGGCGCTGGGGATGCTACAGCATTCACCCAAAGAGGCCGCCGGCCGTCTTTATAAACTCCTCCTTTCCGCCATATCAAACTGGCAGATGAAAAATGAAGGAAAGCGCATTGAAGACCAAATGCTTTACATCAGGGAGATATCCGTTGACGGAGGAAGGTCGCTGAAACGTCTTCAGACTGCTCCGCAGGGACGTGCGTTCCGGATCAGAAAACGCTCCAACCATGTTACCCTCATCCTGGGAAACAGGCTGGATTATGCCAGTGCGGTGGAAAATACCGAAACAGAAAAGCTTAATAAATAA